A genomic segment from Desulfonatronum lacustre DSM 10312 encodes:
- a CDS encoding cation:proton antiporter family protein translates to MVGFLVAGFAYNMAGLLPPAGLDMVADLGITLLLFSIGLKLDVRGLLKAEIWAGATAQMLLTTAFMCGVLLLGQYWLDTPLMDMTWQTILVLGFALSFSSTVFAVKVLEEKGDLTAFYGRIAIGILIMQDLFAVLFLSASEGKVPSVWALSVLALPLLRPVLYRLLDMAGRGELFILCGLFIALGVGAEGFALVGLKPDLGALVVGVLIAGHPRASELSKALFGFKELMLVGFFLSIGMTGLPTLEMLVASVLLCLLLPVKTGIYHFIVSRFGLRARSSLFASLSLTNYSEFGLIVAAIAVGQGLLSADWLLITAMTVSISFAISAPLSTHSEFVYRRMFTWLCRFERDYCHPHDAPIDLGEVKAVVLGMGRIGTGAYDELQKTYGKQICGVEHAPERVDFNRGQGRNVILGDACDTEFWLKLRKDIQLELVILAMPNHQGNIYAAQQLRNLGFNCQVAAIARFPEEVEELSAIGVCTAFNMYEQAGTGLARSALEGCRLAQE, encoded by the coding sequence ATGGTCGGATTCCTCGTGGCCGGGTTCGCCTACAACATGGCCGGTCTTCTGCCGCCTGCCGGACTGGATATGGTGGCGGACCTGGGCATCACGTTGTTGTTGTTTTCCATCGGACTGAAGCTGGACGTCCGCGGTCTGCTCAAGGCCGAGATCTGGGCCGGCGCCACGGCTCAGATGCTCCTGACCACGGCCTTCATGTGCGGGGTTCTGCTCTTGGGGCAGTACTGGCTGGATACTCCGCTAATGGACATGACCTGGCAGACGATTTTGGTGCTGGGTTTCGCCCTGTCCTTTTCCAGCACGGTGTTCGCGGTCAAGGTGCTGGAGGAGAAAGGCGATCTGACGGCCTTTTACGGTCGGATCGCCATCGGGATTCTGATCATGCAGGACCTCTTCGCCGTACTTTTTCTGAGCGCTTCAGAGGGCAAGGTCCCAAGCGTCTGGGCCTTGAGCGTGCTGGCCCTTCCGTTGTTGCGACCGGTGCTCTACCGGCTCCTGGACATGGCCGGCCGGGGCGAGCTGTTCATCCTGTGCGGACTGTTTATTGCGCTGGGCGTCGGGGCCGAAGGCTTTGCCCTGGTCGGCCTGAAGCCGGATCTCGGCGCGTTGGTGGTGGGCGTGCTGATCGCCGGGCATCCCCGGGCCTCGGAACTGTCCAAGGCCCTTTTCGGCTTCAAGGAATTGATGCTGGTGGGCTTTTTTCTCTCCATCGGCATGACGGGCTTGCCCACGCTGGAAATGCTGGTCGCCTCCGTGCTGCTCTGCCTGCTCCTGCCCGTGAAAACGGGCATCTATCACTTCATCGTCAGCCGCTTCGGCCTGCGGGCGCGTTCCAGCCTCTTCGCCTCGTTGTCCCTGACCAACTATTCGGAATTCGGGCTGATCGTGGCGGCCATTGCCGTGGGCCAGGGGCTGCTCTCCGCGGACTGGCTGCTGATCACGGCCATGACCGTAAGCATCAGCTTCGCCATTTCCGCTCCGCTGAGCACCCATTCCGAGTTCGTCTACCGCCGGATGTTCACCTGGCTGTGTCGATTTGAGCGGGATTATTGCCACCCTCACGACGCACCCATCGACCTTGGCGAGGTGAAGGCCGTGGTTCTGGGAATGGGGCGCATCGGCACCGGAGCATACGACGAGCTCCAAAAAACCTATGGCAAGCAAATCTGTGGCGTGGAGCACGCCCCGGAGCGGGTGGACTTCAACCGCGGGCAGGGCCGCAACGTGATCCTGGGCGATGCCTGCGACACCGAGTTCTGGCTGAAACTGCGCAAGGACATCCAACTGGAGTTGGTCATCCTGGCCATGCCCAACCACCAAGGCAACATCTACGCGGCGCAACAGCTGCGCAACCTGGGCTTCAACTGCCAAGTCGCGGCCATTGCCCGGTTCCCGGAGGAAGTGGAAGAACTGTCCGCCATCGGCGTCTGCACGGCCTTCAACATGTACGAACAGGCCGGGACGGGCCTGGCTCGCAGCGCTCTTGAAGGATGCCGGTTGGCGCAAGAGTGA
- a CDS encoding TrkH family potassium uptake protein, with the protein MHWRGILSYTGVIIAAVGLLMLPALACSLYYGDAGVTPLLVSMVSVSLAGLALYLVWRKHAPETVTSREAMSVVALCWISAGLVGALPFYLGGVFDTFTDAFFESVSGFTTTGSSVLTDIEVVAPGLLFWRSMTQWIGGMGIIVLSVAVLPILGVGGMHLYRAEFSGGRQDRIKPRVRAAALSLWKVYLLFSAVLVGLLLLGGMNLFDALCHMFATIATGGYSTKNLSMGHYQSAYLHLVVTVFMFLGAINFALHYQALRGRPLALWRNSEARFFTLLVLGAIAVIGVTLWTNRTYETLGEAFLYSAFNLVSIITTTGYATADFALWPPLAGALLFAAMFIGGCAGSTSGGVKCMRVLLAARHMYRESFRVIHPQAVVQVKMSGKPVEESVISGIWGFLGLFAALYLVLSLLLAAMGLDMVTSFSAAIAAMGNIGPGFGDVGPAQNFAHLPAAAKWLLAWGMLLGRLELYAVIIFLLPAFWRA; encoded by the coding sequence ATGCACTGGCGAGGCATCCTCTCCTACACCGGCGTGATCATCGCCGCCGTGGGCCTGCTCATGCTCCCGGCCCTGGCTTGTTCGCTGTATTACGGGGATGCGGGCGTCACGCCCCTGCTGGTCTCCATGGTCTCGGTCAGCCTCGCGGGGCTGGCGCTGTACCTGGTTTGGCGCAAGCACGCTCCGGAAACCGTGACCAGCCGGGAGGCCATGAGCGTGGTGGCCCTGTGCTGGATCAGCGCCGGGCTGGTCGGGGCCCTGCCTTTCTACCTCGGCGGCGTGTTCGACACCTTTACGGACGCCTTTTTCGAGTCGGTCTCCGGCTTCACCACCACGGGCTCCTCCGTGCTCACGGATATCGAAGTCGTGGCTCCGGGTCTGCTGTTCTGGCGCAGCATGACCCAATGGATCGGCGGCATGGGCATCATCGTGCTGTCCGTGGCCGTACTGCCCATCCTCGGGGTGGGCGGCATGCACCTCTACCGGGCCGAATTTTCCGGCGGCAGACAGGACCGGATCAAGCCCCGGGTCCGGGCCGCGGCCCTGTCGCTGTGGAAGGTCTACCTGCTCTTTTCCGCCGTGCTGGTGGGTTTGCTGCTTCTGGGCGGGATGAACCTCTTCGACGCCCTGTGCCACATGTTCGCCACCATTGCCACGGGCGGCTATTCCACCAAGAATCTGTCCATGGGCCATTACCAGAGCGCTTATCTGCATCTGGTGGTCACGGTGTTCATGTTCCTGGGCGCGATCAATTTCGCTCTGCACTACCAAGCCCTGCGCGGACGTCCTCTGGCGTTGTGGCGCAATTCCGAAGCTCGATTCTTCACTCTGCTGGTCCTGGGCGCCATTGCCGTGATCGGCGTGACGCTTTGGACAAACCGGACCTACGAAACCCTGGGTGAAGCGTTCCTGTACAGTGCCTTTAACCTGGTCTCCATCATCACCACCACCGGCTACGCCACGGCGGACTTCGCCCTTTGGCCGCCACTGGCAGGGGCTCTTCTTTTCGCGGCCATGTTCATCGGCGGATGCGCCGGGTCCACTTCCGGAGGGGTGAAGTGCATGCGCGTGCTCCTGGCGGCCAGGCATATGTACAGGGAAAGCTTCCGGGTCATCCATCCCCAGGCCGTGGTCCAGGTCAAGATGAGCGGCAAGCCCGTGGAGGAAAGCGTAATCAGCGGAATCTGGGGTTTTCTGGGCCTGTTCGCGGCCCTGTACCTGGTGCTGTCCCTGCTGTTGGCGGCCATGGGGCTGGATATGGTCACCTCCTTCAGCGCGGCCATCGCGGCCATGGGCAACATCGGCCCGGGCTTCGGCGACGTTGGGCCGGCGCAGAACTTCGCCCACCTGCCCGCCGCGGCCAAGTGGCTGCTCGCCTGGGGCATGCTCCTGGGACGGCTGGAACTCTACGCCGTGATCATCTTCCTGCTGCCGGCCTTCTGGAGGGCGTGA
- the trkA gene encoding Trk system potassium transporter TrkA, giving the protein MRIVIIGAGEIGFHVAQRLSLEHKDVVVIDKSPEALRRINDHLDVQTILGSGSSPVLLEQAGIQQAKLLLAVTDSDETNLTACLFARALAPDLTKLARIRNQEYLHYKSTLTREILNIAHVINPDQEVVLALERMLEVPGAMEVNPFAGGRVKLIGVRVCPDSPLIGVRLMDIPDRYRDDRFIVAAIVRDERLLIPTGPDALRREDVVYFICAGDRVERVLPLFSPCTTKVRNAMIVGGGSVGLLAAKALERKGLSVKLIERDPQRCEKLAGELDKTIVLHGDGSDGDLLQEEGIRETDAFIALTGGEETNVLLSLLAKRLGAAKTITRINKFAYIPLVRAIGLENVISPRISAVHTIYRHVRRGKVISSVFIRGEEAEALEAVAQEKSPIVHKPIKDLRFPKGALILCVIRGEEVIIPDGESVIRPGDRIVILSTRANISKVERVLAVKLEYI; this is encoded by the coding sequence ATGCGCATTGTGATCATCGGGGCCGGGGAAATCGGCTTTCACGTGGCTCAACGCCTCTCACTGGAGCACAAGGACGTGGTGGTCATCGACAAGAGCCCGGAGGCTCTCAGGCGGATCAACGATCACCTGGACGTGCAGACCATTCTGGGGTCCGGGAGCAGCCCGGTGCTCTTGGAGCAGGCCGGGATTCAGCAGGCCAAGCTGCTGCTGGCGGTCACGGACAGCGATGAAACCAACCTCACGGCCTGTCTGTTCGCCCGGGCCCTGGCCCCGGACTTGACCAAACTGGCCCGGATCCGCAACCAGGAATACCTGCACTACAAATCCACCTTGACCCGGGAAATCCTGAACATCGCTCATGTGATCAATCCGGATCAGGAAGTGGTTCTGGCCCTGGAACGGATGCTGGAGGTTCCCGGGGCCATGGAGGTCAACCCGTTCGCCGGGGGACGGGTCAAGCTGATCGGGGTGCGGGTCTGTCCGGACAGCCCGCTGATCGGCGTGCGGCTGATGGATATCCCGGATCGCTACCGGGACGACCGGTTCATCGTCGCGGCCATTGTCCGCGACGAGAGGTTGCTGATACCCACCGGCCCGGACGCCTTGCGCAGGGAGGACGTGGTCTACTTCATCTGCGCCGGCGACCGGGTCGAGCGCGTCCTGCCTCTGTTTTCCCCTTGCACGACAAAGGTCCGCAACGCCATGATCGTCGGCGGAGGCAGCGTGGGGCTCTTGGCCGCCAAGGCCTTGGAACGCAAAGGCCTGTCCGTCAAGCTCATTGAACGCGACCCGCAACGCTGTGAAAAGCTGGCCGGAGAATTGGACAAGACCATCGTGCTCCACGGCGACGGCTCGGACGGGGACCTGCTTCAGGAGGAAGGCATCCGGGAAACCGACGCCTTCATCGCCCTGACCGGCGGCGAGGAGACCAACGTCCTGCTCTCCCTGCTGGCCAAACGGCTGGGCGCGGCCAAGACCATCACCCGAATCAACAAGTTCGCCTACATTCCCCTGGTCCGGGCCATCGGCCTGGAAAACGTGATCAGTCCCCGGATATCCGCGGTCCACACCATTTACCGCCATGTCCGCCGGGGCAAGGTCATTTCCTCGGTCTTCATCCGCGGCGAAGAAGCCGAGGCCCTGGAAGCCGTGGCCCAAGAAAAGTCGCCCATTGTCCACAAGCCGATCAAGGACCTGCGCTTCCCCAAGGGCGCCTTGATTCTCTGCGTGATCCGCGGCGAAGAGGTGATCATTCCGGACGGGGAAAGCGTGATCCGGCCCGGTGACAGAATCGTGATCCTCTCCACCCGGGCGAACATCTCCAAAGTGGAGCGGGTCCTGGCCGTCAAACTGGAATACATCTGA